Proteins encoded together in one Corallococcus soli window:
- a CDS encoding ATP-binding protein: MRGEAAVSQEQRETGSGAAPGQASLVGDVVDTRRFQRAGSLLREVVFELDAAGRLVMTCLAWERLMGVPAAAWKGRLLVDLFHPEDRDQARALLRTAVARVDCPARLELRLAGGVQPRWVEVSVTGDPERLGGVLGTLVDVTPRRLAEDAAATRERYLGAMVEVQRRLLAPESTGDLYNAILEPLGLVAGASRAYVFEFHRDGAGRMLQSQRAEWAAPGVSREFESLGTQGWPVDEAFRLNQWMELSRGEAVQGPPESFGESTAPALKAQGIRALLVLPLTVHGELFGFIGFDNCAESRMWSPVELKLLSGAAGALSLALEQHTADALRVRTEATLRRTEAGFHLLIEGFPDPVVVHTTDGMLLSVNPAMARYLGYQDPAELLGRHLLGLVRREDQEVARLHLEEAQDGGLAARSHEVPLLRRDGQVVSADLVTLGVLFDGVPARVTVARDFTERKRMQAQLMLGDRLASMGMLAAGIAHELNNPLSYVLSNLEFLHRALGPMPRPLGAEELMEYQQVLDDAREGSERMRQIVRQLKVFSRVDDAHDEPVDLHRVLDSVTQMAASEIRPRARLVKQYGSVPAVRANEGKLFQVFLNLVINAAHAIPEGLTDEHEIRLITRVDGDGRVVVDVRDTGRGIAQEHLSRIFDPFFTTKVPGQGTGLGLSICDTIVRALGGSISVESAPGHGATFRVALHSAVRGTGPSPARVA, encoded by the coding sequence TGTCGCAGGAGCAACGCGAAACAGGGAGCGGCGCCGCGCCAGGACAGGCCTCCCTGGTGGGCGACGTCGTGGACACCCGCCGCTTCCAGCGCGCCGGTTCACTGCTCCGCGAGGTCGTCTTCGAACTGGACGCGGCCGGCCGCCTGGTCATGACCTGCCTCGCGTGGGAGCGGCTGATGGGCGTGCCCGCGGCGGCGTGGAAGGGCCGCTTGCTGGTGGACCTGTTCCACCCGGAGGACCGCGACCAGGCGCGCGCGCTGCTGCGCACAGCCGTGGCCCGCGTGGACTGTCCGGCGCGCCTGGAGCTGCGGCTCGCGGGGGGCGTGCAGCCCCGCTGGGTGGAGGTGTCCGTCACGGGGGATCCGGAGCGCCTGGGCGGGGTGCTGGGCACGCTGGTGGACGTCACCCCGCGCAGGCTCGCGGAGGACGCCGCTGCCACGCGCGAGCGCTACCTGGGCGCCATGGTGGAGGTGCAGCGCCGGCTGCTCGCGCCGGAGTCCACGGGCGACCTGTACAACGCCATCCTGGAGCCGCTGGGCCTGGTGGCGGGGGCCAGCCGGGCCTACGTCTTCGAGTTCCACCGCGACGGCGCCGGCCGGATGCTCCAGTCCCAGCGCGCGGAGTGGGCCGCGCCCGGCGTGTCGCGCGAATTCGAGAGCCTGGGCACGCAGGGGTGGCCGGTGGACGAGGCCTTCCGGCTGAACCAGTGGATGGAGCTGTCGCGCGGCGAAGCGGTGCAGGGGCCCCCGGAGTCCTTCGGTGAGAGCACGGCGCCGGCGCTGAAGGCGCAGGGCATCCGCGCGCTGCTGGTGCTGCCCCTGACGGTGCATGGGGAGCTGTTCGGCTTCATCGGCTTCGACAACTGCGCCGAGTCCCGGATGTGGTCTCCGGTGGAGCTGAAGCTGCTGTCCGGCGCCGCGGGCGCGCTGTCGCTGGCGCTGGAGCAGCACACCGCGGACGCGCTGCGCGTGCGCACGGAGGCCACGCTGCGCCGCACGGAGGCGGGCTTCCACCTGCTCATCGAAGGCTTCCCGGACCCGGTGGTGGTGCACACGACGGACGGCATGCTCCTGTCGGTGAACCCGGCCATGGCCCGCTACCTGGGCTACCAGGATCCGGCGGAGCTGCTGGGCCGGCACCTGCTGGGGCTGGTGCGGCGCGAGGACCAGGAGGTCGCGCGCCTCCACCTGGAGGAGGCGCAGGACGGGGGGCTGGCGGCCCGCTCGCACGAGGTGCCCCTGCTGCGCCGCGACGGGCAGGTGGTGAGCGCGGACCTGGTGACGCTGGGGGTGCTCTTCGACGGGGTGCCCGCGCGCGTCACCGTGGCGCGCGACTTCACCGAGCGCAAGCGCATGCAGGCGCAGCTCATGCTGGGGGACCGGCTGGCGTCCATGGGCATGCTGGCCGCGGGCATCGCGCACGAGCTGAACAACCCGCTGTCCTACGTGCTGTCCAACCTGGAGTTCCTGCACCGCGCGCTGGGCCCCATGCCCCGGCCCCTGGGCGCCGAGGAGCTGATGGAGTACCAGCAGGTGCTGGACGACGCGCGCGAGGGCTCGGAGCGGATGCGCCAGATTGTCCGCCAGCTCAAGGTCTTCTCCCGCGTGGACGACGCGCACGACGAGCCGGTGGACCTGCACCGCGTGCTGGACTCCGTGACGCAGATGGCGGCCAGCGAAATCCGCCCGCGCGCCCGGCTGGTGAAGCAGTACGGCAGCGTGCCGGCGGTGCGCGCCAACGAGGGCAAGCTGTTCCAGGTGTTCCTCAACCTGGTCATCAACGCCGCGCACGCGATTCCGGAGGGCCTCACGGACGAGCATGAGATCCGCCTCATCACCCGCGTGGACGGCGACGGGCGGGTGGTGGTGGACGTGCGCGACACCGGACGCGGCATCGCGCAGGAACACCTGAGCCGCATCTTCGACCCGTTCTTCACCACCAAGGTGCCGGGCCAGGGCACCGGCCTGGGCCTGTCCATCTGCGACACCATCGTGCGCGCGCTGGGCGGCAGCATCAGCGTGGAGTCCGCCCCCGGCCACGGCGCCACCTTCCGCGTGGCCCTGCACTCCGCCGTGCGCGGCACCGGCCCAAGCCCCGCCCGCGTGGCCTGA